A genomic region of Capra hircus breed San Clemente chromosome 19, ASM170441v1, whole genome shotgun sequence contains the following coding sequences:
- the TXNDC17 gene encoding thioredoxin domain-containing protein 17, with protein sequence MASYEEVSVSGYEEFMQVVEQHSGKTIFAYFSGSKDAEGKSWCPDCVQAEPVVREGLKHVGEGCVFIYCQVGEKPYWKDPNNDFRKNLKLTAVPTLLKYGTPQKLVESECLQANLVEMLFSED encoded by the exons ATGGCCAGCTACGAAGAGGTGAGCGTGTCCGGCTACGAGGAGTTCATGCAGGTGGTGGAACAGCACAGTGGCAAGACCATTTTCGCCTACTTTTCTGGTTCTAAGGACGCCGAAGGGAAAAGCTGGTGCCCAGACTGCGTGCAGG ctgaaccAGTCGTACGAGAGGGGCTGAAGCATGTTGGTGAAGGATGTGTGTTCATCTACTGCCAAGTAGGAGAAAAACCTTA TTGGAAAGATCCAAATAATGACTTCAGGAAAAACCTGAAATTAACTGCAGTGCCTACACTACTTAAGTATGGAACA CCTCAAAAACTGGTAGAATCTGAGTGTCTTCAGGCCAACCTTGTGGAGATGTTGTTTTCTGAAGATTAA
- the LOC108638213 gene encoding predicted GPI-anchored protein 58, with product MAAVFPTDPGHTHTLSLSREPKKPGVCPQITSCATAPGTCAARCLPQGSGAPPQQSSLATALVPVTHTEPTGPTTCGSPTAPFTHTVPRSRAASIETAEPGVPAASFSPEAWALPAACLLPHGRRRFGSLSALTQRVSRTEHLARRLVPRPRNNPAPHLFPQGRRTPRPDRLGPTHRPGLSAASSRTLDPGKAPWPAAPLIAPG from the exons ATGGCTGCTGTGTTCCCCACAGACCCAGGACACACCCACACCCTGTCTCTGTCCCGGGAGCCCAAG AAGCCTGGGGTGTGCCCACAGATCACCTCCTGTGCCACAGCCCCGGGCACCTGTGCTGCCCGCTGTCTCCCCCAAGGATCCGGAGCCCCTCCACAGCAGAGCTCTCTCGCCACAGCTCTGG TGCCAGTCACCCATACAGAGCCGACAGGCCCCACCACCTGCGGTTCCCCCACAGCCCCGTTTACCCACACGGTCCCACGGTCTCGTGCAGCCTCCATCGAGACTGCAGAGCCAGGTGTTCCCGCAGCCTCGTTTTCCCCCGAGGCCTGGGCTCTTCCCGCTGCTTGTCTTCTCCCCCATGGCCGCCGACGGTTCGGCAGCCTGTCCGCACTCACGCAGCGCGTCTCCCGCACGGAACACCTCGCCCGGCGCCTAGTTCCACGGCCTCGGAACAACCCTGCACCCCATCTCTTCCCCCAAGGCCGCCGGACTCCGCGTCCGGACCGGCTGGGTCCCACGCATAGGCCCGGTCTCTCTGCCGCGAGCTCGCGCACGCTCGACCCGGGCAAGGCCCCTTGGCCAGCCGCCCCACTCATCGCTCCAGGATGA